The stretch of DNA GGGAATCAGGTCGTCCCATCTCAGGACGCCGCCGGTCGTGCTCTTACAGTCACCACTCGGATACGAAGGACCGGTGATACAGATCTCAAAGAGAGTTCCGTCGGGAGTTACGCCGTTCCAGATGACATCTTTCGTTACCTCAAGGGAGCCGAGGATGTACTCGTTCGTCGTCACCGTCGCGGTTCCGACACCGCCACTTGTAACAGTAGCGCCGGAGTCGTCGATGACGGGGACTTCCCACTCACTGCCGAGAGCAGATTCCGTGACCGTGTAGGTGCCGGGAATCAGGTCGTCCCATCTCAGGACGCCGCCGGTCGTGCTCTTACAGTCACCACTCGGATACGAAGGACCGGTGATACAGATCTCAAGAGAGTTCCGTCGGGAGTTACGCCGTTCCAGATGACATCTTTCGTTACCTCAAGGGAGCCGAGGATGTACTCGTTCGTCACCGTCGCGGTTCCGACACCGCCACTTGTAACAGTAGCGCCGGAGTCGTCGATGACGGGGACTTCCCACTCACTGCCGAGAGCAGATTCCGTGACCGTGTAGGTGCCGGGAATCAGGTCGTCCCATCTCAGGACGCCGCCGGTCGTGCTCTTACAGTCACCACTCGGATACGAAGGACCGGTGATACAGATCTCAAAGAGTTCCGTCGGGAGTTACGCCGTTCCAGATGACATCTTTCGTTACCTCAAGGGAGCCGAGGATGTACTCGTTCGTCACCGTCGCGGTTCCGACACCGCCACTTGTAACAGTAGCGCCGGAGTCGTCGATGACGGGGACTTCCCACTCACTGCCGAGAGCAGATTCCGTGACCGTGTAGGTGCCGGGAATCAGGTCGTCCCATCTCAGGACGCCGCCGGTCGTGCTCTTACAGTCACCACTCGGATACGAAGGACCGGTGATACAGATCTCAAAGAGAGTTCCGTCGGGAGTTACGCCGTTCCAGATGACATCTTTCGTTACCTCAAGGGAGCCGAGGATGTACTCGTTCGTCACCGTCGCGGTTCCGACACCACCACTTGTAACAGTAGCGCCGGAGTCGTCGATGACGGGGACTTCCCACTCACTGCCGAGAGCAGATTCCGTGACCGTGTAGGTGCCGGGAATCAGGTCGTCCCATCTCAGGACGCCGCCGGTCGTGCTCTTACAGTCACCACTCGGATACGAAGGACCGGTGATACAGATCTCAAA from Methanovulcanius yangii encodes:
- a CDS encoding DUF5979 domain-containing protein codes for the protein FEICITGPSYPSGDCKSTTGGVLRWDDLIPGTYTVTESALGSEWEVPVIDDSGATVTSGGVGTATVTNEYILGSLEVTKDVIWNGVTPDGTLFEICITGPSYPSGDCKSTTGGVLRWDDLIPGTYTVTESALGSEWEVPVIDDSGATVTSGGVGTATVTNEYILGSLEVTKDVIWNGVTPDGTL